The genomic stretch TCCTAACTCCGGTGCACAGGGTGGGATGGTGGCTTCCGGAAAAATAGCCAGACTAATTCCCTTAACTAAGTCCTTTCGGGCCCGCTTATAGGCTTTATGCGAATCCTTTATGCTACTCCGGTCAACTGAAATATTCATCCGTTTGAAAAATATATTGAACATGGGTACATTTCGAAGCTCTGCCTTACCCATAAAGTGAAAATAGTTGGGGAAGGCAATATTCGCGGTTAAAATATCCAGATAAGAAGAGTGATTGGGCGTGATGATATAGGCTTGCTTCGGATCAAGTGCTGATTCTTTTTTAATCGTATACCAGATCCCTGTGGTAAAAAGTATCCAATGTGCCCATATTTTCTTTAATCTCCAGGCATAAATAAACCAATCTTCACGACTCAGCAACAGCAAAAAGACGGGGTAAAGGGGAAGAAAGAAGAGAAATCCGCTCAAAAAGAACCAAACACACCAGATTCTTCGAAGGAGGAACGACAGATATTTCACTTTACAAAGATACCAAAGTATTTTTCTTCGTTTATTTTCACCCCATGAATCGTTTAGGTATCAAGAGAGGTTTCCGGAGATGGTCTGAATCCTTTATTTTGGGCTCTAACCATCCCCTGGCCAGGAATTTACAAGGGCGGTTTCCCCGGTTATTCCGGTTTTTTTCGTTGCGATTCGATCCCCATCACTTTCGTGGATTGCCGCTGACATTATTTTTAATTGGTGCGGTTATCAATGCATTCATATTGAGTGAGCTTGCTGAGGAGGTACGGGAAGTCTCCCGGTTGAGAGATCTGGATCGTTTGCTGGCACAGTATTTTTTTGATTTACGTAGCGACGCATGGGCAGATCGGATTTATCATTTCACCCGATTGGGAAGTTCTCCTACTGTATTGACATTGCTGGGATTATTGTCGCTGTTCTTGTTGGTGAAGAAACGAATGAATGCCTTTATCGCCATCTTATCTGCTCTGACAACAAGTGCAATGACTGCTTTTGCGGGAAAACTATACTATAAATATCCGCGGCCCGTCGATCAGGCATGGTATGAGGAGTTTTCGTGGTCTTATCCAAGCGGACACGCCACGGTAGCCATGGCTTATTATGGAACGCTGTTTTATCTGCTGGTGATGCATTCTGAAAATTATAAATGGAAAGGGATAGTCGCATCAGTCGGGATCATCTTCATTCTGGCAATGGGTTTTAGCAGAGTGTACCTTGGAGTTCATTATTTGAGTGATGTGATCAGTGGCTATTGCATCGGCTTTGTTTGGTTATTGTTTTCGATTACTTTGCTGGGATGGCTTGATTTCAGGAATGAAATCCGGCGGCAAAACTGATTATCGATTATCTTCGCAGCCGTATGGAAACAGTAGTTAGCGGAATCAGAAGCACAGGTAATTTGCACCTGGGTAATTATTTTGGAGCGATGAAGAATTTTCTGCGGATGCAGGAAGAATATCATTGCTTCTTCTTTATCGCCGATTATCATTCTCTCACTACACATCCTCATCCTGAAAATCTGAAAAGTAATGTGCGGCAGGTGCTCGCAGAATACATTGCCTGCGGTTTAAATCCTGATCAATGTACACTCTATATTCAAAGTGATGTGCCCGAAGTAGCAGAGCTGTATTTATTGCTCAATATGAATGCCTACATGGGCGAACTGGAACGAGCGACAACATTTAAAGAGAAAGCCCGAAAGCAGCCCGATAATATCAATGCCGGTTTATTGACCTACCCCGTTTTAATGGCTGCGGATATTCTTCTGCATAAAGCAGCAAAAGTTCCGGTAGGGAAAGACCAGGAACAACATCTGGAGATGACACGCCAGTTTGGAAATCGTTTTAACAGAATGTATAATGTGGATTATTTTCCTGAACCTGTAGCTTTTAATTTCGGAGGGCAACTGGTGAAAGTTCCCGGGCTGGATGGCACAGGTAAAATGGGGAAGTCGGAGGGAGAAGGAAATGCCGTATTTCTTTTTGATACCGACGAAGCATTACGAAAGAAAGTGATGCGCGCTGTCTCTGACGCGGGACCAACAGAACCCAACAGTGTGAAGTCCGAAGCGATACAAAATTTATTTACCTTGATGAGTCTTGTTTCTTTACCTGAAACTCTTCAGTTTTTTGAGAATTCGTTTAATGAATGTACGATTCGCTATGGTGATATGAAGAAGCAATTGGCAGAAGATATGATCACTTTTATTCAACCCATCCGGTCAAGAATAACAGATACCTTAAAAGACGAGCAACTGCTGAAAAATGTAATGAAGCTGGGCAAGGAGAAAGCGCAGGCTTCTGCAGCTAAAACCGTGCGTGAAGTGCGTGAAATAATGGGGATTAATTATTAAGCTAGCTACCGGCTTCCGGCTTCCGGCTTCCGGCTTGCCGGCTACGGCTTCGGTTTCGGCTACCGGCTATCGGCTTCCGGCTACCGACTACCGGCTACCGGCTTCCGGCTTATTTTCAATACGAATAAATTTTCTCTACGGAATAATAATGCAGCTTACGGCACTAACATTTCAACTCTTCTCTAAAAGTGAGGGCCGGCAGCTGGTAGCTGGCAGCAGGCAGCCCAAAGCATTTTAATGGATTGTAAAATTTAGATTGGAGTAACCGCTTTAATAAACTTAACGTTTATCTTTTCCATCAATGATTTGCAGTATTCATAATTGCGTTGTGAAACTGCTCTTCTGAAAATGTTTAGGTTTTGCAATGAAATGAAATAGTAATCGCTTCGGTAAAAGTCACTGTCAATTTGTTTGTCAATGATTCCGTATTTAATTGCTCCATTGATCAATTCAAATTTTGCAGTGATGTTTAAATGTAGTTCGATTTCGTTGCCTTTCATAGTGGAAGATTTGTAGTCTTGTTACGGCAAAATACGATCCATAGTTTTAAGAAATCTGCATTGTTTGGGTTAATCTTACATTATGTAAAAATATTTATTCAGAAGAAGTATGTCTTGTGGATAACTTATGCTTTCAGGAAACAGAAAAATAAGGTACAGGTTATTTTACCTTAACAAGCTCTCTGTAATAACGGATCATATCCGTTGATCCTACAGCAGTAAAGCCGGCAGAACGCAACATGGTAATCAATTGTCCGCGGTGGTAAGTGCTATGGTTCATGACATGCATAACGATCTCTTCGATGGTGTTGAAGAAGGAAGTGCCGTCGATGGATTTGAATTCGACAGACGATAAATGTCCGTTTTCAGATAATTTTTCGACAAATCTTACAAAGTCAATGCTGCTTTGATGAATGGCATCCAACGATTCTTCAAGGGTCCCCTTGAAATAATGACTGGGCCAGGTGTTCGGTGATTCTCCCTGCAATCTCTTGTACCAGATTTCCTGTGCATCCCATAGATGATAAAGTGTTTTTCTGACAGTAGGAAAACTACTGGTCATTTCCTGGTCAGCAATGCTATCGCCGGCCTCTTTGATATAGGAACATATCCGGTCGTTCGCCCAGACATTATAATTGCAAAGTTGTAACAGATGTGAAGCCATAAATTTTATGC from Bacteroidota bacterium encodes the following:
- a CDS encoding 1-acyl-sn-glycerol-3-phosphate acyltransferase, translated to MKYLSFLLRRIWCVWFFLSGFLFFLPLYPVFLLLLSREDWFIYAWRLKKIWAHWILFTTGIWYTIKKESALDPKQAYIITPNHSSYLDILTANIAFPNYFHFMGKAELRNVPMFNIFFKRMNISVDRSSIKDSHKAYKRARKDLVKGISLAIFPEATIPPCAPELGPFKNGAFKLAIEMQIPIVPITFLDNWSIFPDRENEKMVLRPGRSRIIIHKAISTTGLTEADANALRDQVREIIRNAIEKEGKCPFIKCD
- a CDS encoding phosphatase PAP2 family protein encodes the protein MNRLGIKRGFRRWSESFILGSNHPLARNLQGRFPRLFRFFSLRFDPHHFRGLPLTLFLIGAVINAFILSELAEEVREVSRLRDLDRLLAQYFFDLRSDAWADRIYHFTRLGSSPTVLTLLGLLSLFLLVKKRMNAFIAILSALTTSAMTAFAGKLYYKYPRPVDQAWYEEFSWSYPSGHATVAMAYYGTLFYLLVMHSENYKWKGIVASVGIIFILAMGFSRVYLGVHYLSDVISGYCIGFVWLLFSITLLGWLDFRNEIRRQN
- the trpS gene encoding tryptophan--tRNA ligase, with protein sequence METVVSGIRSTGNLHLGNYFGAMKNFLRMQEEYHCFFFIADYHSLTTHPHPENLKSNVRQVLAEYIACGLNPDQCTLYIQSDVPEVAELYLLLNMNAYMGELERATTFKEKARKQPDNINAGLLTYPVLMAADILLHKAAKVPVGKDQEQHLEMTRQFGNRFNRMYNVDYFPEPVAFNFGGQLVKVPGLDGTGKMGKSEGEGNAVFLFDTDEALRKKVMRAVSDAGPTEPNSVKSEAIQNLFTLMSLVSLPETLQFFENSFNECTIRYGDMKKQLAEDMITFIQPIRSRITDTLKDEQLLKNVMKLGKEKAQASAAKTVREVREIMGINY
- a CDS encoding DinB family protein, which encodes MASHLLQLCNYNVWANDRICSYIKEAGDSIADQEMTSSFPTVRKTLYHLWDAQEIWYKRLQGESPNTWPSHYFKGTLEESLDAIHQSSIDFVRFVEKLSENGHLSSVEFKSIDGTSFFNTIEEIVMHVMNHSTYHRGQLITMLRSAGFTAVGSTDMIRYYRELVKVK